In the Brettanomyces nanus chromosome 1, complete sequence genome, GAGCAGAAATGATTGCGGTAGTTGAGAACTTCATCGTGTAAGTAGTAGTGATAGAAGGTTGAACGGACTGCTTAGTGATGTAGAAAGGAGAGGTCAGAAATttcatcgatgaagaagtgaaaTACTACACTCTTAAATACTAATCCTTAAAGGAGTTAGCAACTACGATCCATCCATATTCAAGGCTAGCCTCTATCTTTTGAAACAAATGGTAGCTGTATCTTCAAGTAGATACAGTTTCCAATAATTCCTTTGTTGtacaaaagaagaacttcatTATCCAACTATTAGGGACAACCACTAGAATATCAACTACCGACCACTCCAGATCAGGAAAGTTGGTTTCCTATTTGAGGATTAATTATGATACCGATCAGATGTCGCGTCAAATAGATCCTTTGCGTTCCTAAAAGGGAAATTTTCAGGCTTACCAGAAAGAATTCCTCAATAATTAAAGTAGGTGCAATTCCAATCCCCATGAACTGCTTCACTGTAGCAATCTGCAAGAAAATTACCCTTTAGGGTCCTGAAAGGTGCCAGAACGAAACATTAGTTCCCTGTCGTTGACCTAAAATATGCGCTCACATAATTGGCAACGGCCTGCTTCTAAACACTATCCTTTTCTCAATTATGTCTATTAACTCGACCGCTTCTTCAGCATTCTTCTGGATTTTCAGAATTCCTAACGGTGGCTCCAATTTTTCCACTTTTCCTTGTAACCTTTGAGAAGTGCTGATAAAAAGCACTGCTTGCCCTGACGTTTCATCCAATTCGAGTCTTCCTATTTTCACAAGGTCAATAATGGTATCATTCACTCCCACATACTTCTGCGGGATATGCCCTTTAATGAAcaatttctcctcttcaggGTTTAAATCTTCCGGCCTTTTCTGTGGAATGTTTAATTCACCTTGAATTTCCAATAATATCAATCCACCATTCGTGGTTATCACCCTGGAATATATACTGGTTGTTGGTTCTCCTAATAATGATGCTGCTGCAAGGTCATATTTAATCTCCCGACTGGGCATAGTGTAAGGTACAAGTGAAGTACTAGATAGAAGCTCTCGGAAAGAAACACAAAATATCAATGAATATCCTCCATCTTAAGCCTAACGCGTTTCAAGGCAGTGTCCATTTCAAGATGGTCAATGAGATCACGTGACTTAACTAACTCTACTGCCGTCGATGGTCCTCTAATGTCTCGATATTACCTATCCCCACACACCTGTTCGTGCCAAGATATCTCCCTCTTAAACTTGATATAATAACTGGGAGGATCTATACAGTGATGAACTTTCAGATTATTTTTAGGCataatatttttttttttgtccATTATTAATTCTCCGGCCAATTAAATGTTACTTAGAGGTAATCCATTCCCGTTTTGGTAGTCTCGGCGGACTTTTACTTTGAATTCAGCTTAGCCGATCTATGGTTTAGAGATTACATGTTGTCCGGAAATACCTATATATTTTCAGTTGTAGACCTGGTCAAATGGTTATATATTACAGAAACAGAGAGCACTAAAACCATAGTATATTGGTGTATCTGTTCTGCCTACAATATCCATCAGTCGTTCCTCCATGAAGCCCGGCCCCTGATCCCGGGCGCTGAAGCTTgtaaaaaaagaaaaaaagatcaaaaaagTGCTCAAAGGAAAGCCACCGCATTTACGtcccaaaaaggaaattaTCTGCAGCCAACTTGTgccaaaaaaaagttgGAATGAAAAAATCGCTCCACTTTTCTCGCGGTACGAGATTACTTTCTCGGATGATTATTGTACTATGCACAACAAAACATGTAGTGTActtatatatatatatgtagATAGATCGTGGGAACAAAAGTCATACATAACATATTTTTTGGTGTTCTTTTCATTACATTATCTTATTCTTAACTGTTCCTGCTGGCGGGCTCATTATTATCAAACATGGCGTTATTCTTTAGAAACTTATACCAATTTGCAGGACCTACCCGTATCACACTGGCTCAAAGAGCTGCGGCTCTAAGTTACTTAGCTGTGGGTCTAGGTCTTCCATTTATTCTTCCACTAAAACATTCCATAGAAAGCAGGAATGAGGAATCACCTCTTTACGGTCACTTCAATGAAAGAAATGCATTTAGAATTTaaatgcttctttctctttattggGCTTATTATTCACTTCACCTTCAGTTCTATTCCATTTATTTGTTTGCCGTTTGGGTTCGGCTTCTATGGTACGCTTTTTCTTATCGTCTTGTTTCATTATTACTCCTTCGCATTAGTCTTTACTACGTTAATATAATACATAGTAACTTTTCAACATCCTATTCTCCGTATCGTAGATATAGAGCATTCTTGAAATGTTCATGTTTTATACCTGGCTCCTTGGAATGCTCAAATGCGTCCAAGGATTCTCTCACATTCCATCCTAGTCTTTCTACTAGATAACATGAAATAAGGAATCCTGTTCTGTTCTGTCCATAGTGGCAGTGGACAACAATGAACTGATCTGGCCCCTTCTTGGCCACCAATTTATCTATAATCTCCAAGAACTTGGCTATGGTGACATCATCTGGAGTCACCTTCGATTCAGTTTTGAACTTAATATACTGAAGTCTCTTAAAATCATTCGGATCGTATGATGGTGTATCCGACCCTATGTCAACTATACCAAATATTTCAGGATGGTCCTGCTCAAAAATCTTAGGATTATGCTGGTTAGCTGTTTCACGAAGTGTTTTCATGCCTAGCAAGGGACACTTTGGCTTGTCTGGACTGGCTATGTTCAACAACGGCTTAGATAACGTCACAGCTTTATTCCACTtctccaaattcttcatACTCCACTTATCACCACTTATTAATGCCTTTACTTTTAGCACCCATGTACAATCAATATGCAAATTCAACGAGACGACAAACTCGTAGATGATTCCGGAAAGTAAATGTGGTCTATCCAAGAACACAGAATGATTGGCATCTTTCACCACTCTCAGTTCTGCAGCAAAGCCTGCCTCCTTCAATGTATTACAGATATTACTGCTGCTACTGACTGGCGTCAACTTATCCTTATCTCCAcaacagagaagaatcttTGGTATTTTCGAATCAGTAGAATCGTGTATCTTGGACGCAGCACTCAATAACTCCTCAACACTAACTGGAGTGAAGCCTTTTAAATATTCGAGAAAGATCTTAGAGTTTGTATCAAGGTTCCACCGAAGTTGTGCTAACCTCTTGAGtagatcatcttcttctggatatATATAAGAGTCAACAGACTTAGAATATAGACCACCACGACGATCAAATAGCCTATAGAGATCAAATAGACGCGGATAATAGCTAGACAACTCAAGAAATACTCGCGTAAATAGCGGCAGTTTGACACGAGTAGTATTAGAGTCCAATATCCCCGGAGGTGAAATCATGCAGAGACTTTCAACGCGATCAGTCGGTAATTTGTTGATCAATCTAATGGAAATGTGTGTTCCCATAGAATGGGAAATAATGATAAAGCGCCTGGCTGGAAACTTGACCATTAAGATCTGATAGATGATATCTACTATGGCATCGAACTGAAAATCGTCCCATGTCATTTTAGAGAGCGAAGATTCGAGGTTGTATATTTCTTCATCGGTATATGAGGACAATCTGGAAAATGATCGGCACCGTAAATGAGGCTTTGAGTTGCCAAAACCAGGTAAATCAATACCAAATATGTCTGCGCAGTTACGAAATTCCTGAAGTATAGGCTCAAACTGAGACAGTTGACCACCCAATCCGTGAATAAATACAATGATAGGAAGCTTTTTAATAATATCAATCTGATTTCTGGCATTCTCTAACCCCTTTGAGTCGACGttatcattcaattctAACTTCAACATCGACCGTCTATAGAATTCTCTCAATGGATGACCGCTATACATAGTGTTGATGGTAAGCTTTTCAAGGCGAGGATGATTTTCCAAGTCGAAAGTCTCCATTCTGGAATATTTCTGTACAATGGCACAATCATTAGGTTTCATTAGTAGAACTTCCTTATCGAAATCTGAGTATAAGTCATCGTTGTAGAATTTTCCTGCAATCTTTAGTAACGAAAGCTTCGAATTATCATCTTTCCTCTGTAGCTCCTTGATATTCTGAGCATTCAGAATCAGTTTCCTTTTAAAAGTACCGTCCATTTCAAAGCAAACTCGttaagaaaaaaaaataacgATAAAAATAGATATCCTTGATGACTAGTTGAGATTGTCTGTTATCTCTTCTGAGAATATTGGCGAAAAATTGATCACCGCAGAAGactgaaagaagaataaaaatCTCGACTAAGAGAGTTAGAATAGGAATGGATATAAGCTTACGATAATCGGAGATTAAAAATAAAAGCACTCCAAAACCCTCCTCAAAGCAAAAATATCAACAATATGATGTTCTCTTATCTATTTAAAGTACATTAACTGCTTATATCCTAGTTATTCCAAGTCTTTCTCTAACGCTCTTGAGAAGCcgatgaaaaagaatatatCTCCCAAACAGGAAGTTCAGAGACTAACAGAGAGGGAGCATGCGGCTCAGAATCAGACTAACAGAAATATATGACCAAAAGGGGAACAAGGAGACAGTGAGAAAGGGACACAGGGAGACAGGAAAACAAAAGCCCCAAGATACTTTGTGGAGATCGATCGATCGAGATTTGAATAAAAGAGGGAGAGCACCCTTATTCTGTTTGCTCAAAGATcttatttctcttcttggaagTAATTGGTCGGACAGCACCTATTATTGGTTtattgaattgaagaaaatcccTTTTTTCCCCCCCTATTCTCTGTGATGTCACAAATACAACAAAGGTCTGATTCCATGTCCCATGTTTGGAGATGCGAGAGTGGAGTACCTATATACCCTCTAACATATGATTGCACCCCCCGGTCGCTTCCCGTCAAGTTGGCCAATGAAAGATACAGATTGGTGGGTGGCTTAGGAAGCGGTAGCTTTGGCTCGGTGATGATGGCCAAAGTTAGAAGAAGCGCCCTAAAAattatcaaagaagaaatgagtCTGTCGCATGACACTTTACTTGAACCAATTAAGGAAAGCGGTAAAACCTCATACGATTTGGTAGCCATCAAGATACTGAACCGGAAACTAACAAATTTGCAAGACTACAGCAAAGTCAAAGAGGTAAAGTTCATTCTCTCGGTGACTTCTCATCAGAATTTGGTGCAAGTCTATGATCTATTCGTGGATAAAGCTTCGTTCAAGTTGCATATAGTCATGGAAGCTTTGGATCAAAATCTTTACCAGCTTCTGAAGGCCAGAAAAGGTAGtctattttcttctggaaCGTTGAAAAGtattctttctcaaataTTGGCTGCAATACGTCACATTCATCGCTGTCATTTCTTCCATAGAGATGTCAAGCCAGAAAATATTCTTGTCATGCCTACCGTATCCTTCTATGGCTCAAAAGAGAGCGTTCCACCTCTCATGAGAAAGGATAGTTATGTTGTGAAGCTCGCAGATTACGGCCTAGCCAGGCATATAAGTAACACCAAACCTTTTACTGCATATGTCTCCACTCGTTGGTACAGATCTCCAGAAATCCTTCTCAGAAACAAGAGTTACTCCTTTCCAGTAGATATTTGGGCCTTTGGCTGCGTCGCGGTAGAGGCTGCAACTTTCACCCCACTTCTTCCAGGGCAAAACGAATTGGATCAAACCTGGAAAGTGTTGGAGTTGCTCGGATATCCAGAAAAGACATCCTCCGATGATTTAGACCTTCTCGTCACACCTCCTCTTGGTGGATATTGGGAGGATGCCCAACTATTGGCTTCAAATCTAGGCTTCTGCCTACCAAAATTACCGGGAAGCACCATTCATAATGTCCTCCCTCGAAAAGATATTGAGAGATCAGAACGTCACGAACTTTATAAAGTCATTCAATCATGCTTGCTTTGGGATCCAAAGCTGAGAGGTATTGCTGAAAAGCTTGCGCAGAGTTCATATTTCGACTGTACCGTTCTCCGGACAGAAGATGCGAAATTGAATAAGGTGAGAAGGGATTTCCAGAACTCTTTGACAAATTTGGAAGTCAAATTCgataatgaagaatcaACGAAGATTCCACTACCAGAAGTGACTTCAGATACCATCTTtaatgatgaaaataagCAGGAACCATCCGAGGTCTGGCAGACCAAGCTCAAAAGGCTGCCTCATATCACTATGGACATGTTTCGTATTTTTAAACAAAAGAGCGAATCGTCCAACGACGTACAAAGGAGCATTAgcacagaagaagaaagtgttCCTTcgttagaagaagagcctTATGAAGAATTTCAAGGCAGATCGGAAGAAACTGGTTACTTCGATCTTGGTATCAATAGTTCCCTGAAATCTCGATTATCGGAAGCTCTTGAATTCGAGAACACGGATGGAGAAAGATTGGCTACGACGCCAATAGAGAAGATTTCGCCAGAGGATTCAGCAATTTTGAGGGAGAAGCATCACTTGTCTAACAGGAACGAATCACAATTACCCACTGTGGATATCTCTTCGTACAACAACGAGCATGACATAATAAAAGGATCAAGAAACCAAAACTTGATTGATACCCTTTCCTACAGCTATGACCAGAACTTGAATGAATACGAAAACAGTTTCTATGACTGGACGACAACCCAGTAAGATCTTCTACTATTCTTTGCTAAACTATTAGTTGCATAAATACATAAATACATAAATAAAATACATGATTGTGAAAGTATACCTTAAAGAGAGACAAAGTCAGCGTTGGTAGAAAAATTGGTGTCCACCTGATCTTGTTGGATATGATCACCGTCTTTAGAGCTGAGGTCAGATGTACTTAATGTACGTAGCATGACATCACCCAAAGAATCTGTAGGGTTATCGAGATCCTTATTATCATCGAAATAAACGACGACATCGTCGTTATCGGTATTTCTAATCGGTTCGAGGGATTCTTGGCCAGTCTTGAGTAAAAATGAATGGTTTAAATGACAGCCCCTGCCTCTTATACAATAACCATATTCTTGTAAATCCGGACAGTCAAAAAAATGTCTGTAAGTACACTTTCTACCCATTTTACAGTAACCATTCATGGAGAACGGCCTGCAAATGGCAATGTCAGACCCATTTTCTAATTTGTGAGAGTATATGCAATTAACATTTGTGCATGAACCTTCCTGAAAAAAATTACACGAAGGAGCATTGAATTGTGATGGTTTATGTGACATACAGCAATGACTCTTCGTACATCTTCTTTGCGAGAGCAAGATATTAGGGCATAGAGCCACATGATCTGGATCGTGCAAATACTTACATTTACGATTCTCACAGTGTCCTGCCCTCATATAATAGATACAGTCTTCGCTAGGGGGGTTCATAATCCAATCTCTAGACTGTAAATTGTATTTCCCACTATAATCCTTAACGTAGTTCTTACCTTGATAAGAGACCCATAAATCTAAATCATCAATGCTAGTAAGCTCTTTGTGTGtatcttcattttcagtTGACGTAAGCGCTAAAGAATTTAGGCCATGAATTGGCACATACTTCAGCCCTTTTATTAGTATGCGATTTTTGTAATTGTACTTGATTCTGTTTTGGTAAATGTACTTGAAGAGTGCTTTCTTAGCCTTTCCCAAGGCTTTCAATTTGCGAATTTCTATTTGTGCCTTTTTGCTCGATGATAAGGATGCTGCAGAGGGTTTCTCACTATTGCTGATCCTCTTCCGTTTGGATATCGTTGATTTAGGTGCCGTGTGGCCACTCAGACGTTCCCTCAATATATCCTGTTGCTTACTAAGTTCTTGCTGTCTTAACTTCAATTGTTTATTGATTTCTTGACGTTTGCTGTTAATAccatctttcaatttcacTAAATCTTGCTGTAACTGCTGCTCTTTGTTCATATCTGAAGCGCTgaacgaagaagatagTAGTGTTCAAATAGATAGATAAaggtaaaaaaaaaattactCTAAGCGCGCCTTGATTAAAGCTCATTTTACCTTCGGTTATGGATTGATATGGCTTGCCTTTCTTATCTGTAAGGACATAAATTAGAGATGTCTTCATACACTCTCAACGAGATAAAAGCATACGCTACACAGGCCATTGATGAGATTTTGCCGTTGGATGAACAAACAATATCTCAGATGGTGAATTACGCGATTACAGAACTCCGAACGAGGGAGGCAGTGAGACAGCATTTCACAAACTTACTAGGGGAATCACCAAAGGCTCTTGATTTCATAACGAAACTTTCTAACATACTTTTTGGAGATCCCAACAAACTtaaaatagaaaagaaactgTCTCAACCTTCAAAGAATAACACTGGTTGGGTGAATAGCGCAACCGGTAGTACGTTGTCCAAGGGTCAGCACGATCAGCGATTGAGAAACGCTTCGGTACAAGGAACAAGTACTTCTGAGTTAATAGACCAAACACCAAAAGCTGCAAAAGAGGTttcaatgaaaaagaaagatgccCAGAAGACATTGGATAGTTTGAAAGACCTTGATGCTGCGTTAAACGAACTCGAGGTGTCAGATGAGACAAACCGGGGGGAAAGCGATCGGGTAGTACGTGTTTGCAATTGCAACGCTACACGACACCCACTATTTGAGATGTTTCCCAACTGCCTTAACTGTGGTAAGATCATCTGTGCCAAGGAGGGGTTTCAGCCGTGTTCTTTTTGTGGTAAGAAGCTCTTGAAcaatgaagaaagactACAAATTGTGGAGGTTTTGAAcagagagaaggaagagatagaaGGAAAGAGTAATAAAAACGAACGATCTAATAATCAAGATGATAATATGAGGAGACGAAAGAACGTGATCAAAATATCGATCAACTCGACGGGACAGAATAACTATAAAGTTCAGGAAATGGCATTCAAAAGagtagaaagaaagagggagttagagagaaaaaaagaggagctaaagcagcagaagcaggaaGAAGTGGAGGAGGTCCAAAGGGAACTAGACTACTACAGTTCTCTGAAAGATAAAGACGAAGAACTAGTACGTGCACAGCAACAATTAGATACTCTTATGGATTTCCAGCTACATGGTGCAGAAAGAACTAAGATCATCGATCAAGCATCTGATTTCGACGCTCCTACCTCTTCAAATAATCTCTGGGCAACACCATTGGAAAGGGCACTTCAGTTGAAACGACAGCAGAAGCAATTGCGCAAGCAGCAGGAAGCGGACGACAGAAGATCTGGTCGTGGCAAGCGAGTGATGGACATGTCTATTAGAAATGGAAAGGTGATTATACGAGAGGTGGACGCACCTACAGAGATCGCCGAAGATCTTAGTGACGACGAGGAAATAAAGGGACTCCAAGCTAGAGTAAGCGACGAGAAGACAAAAACATTGGAGGAGAACAGTCATAATGTATGGGATTACCAATCGGATGCATCTAAATGGACCAAACCAGTCTACATGGGTGAGAAAGGAACTaaggaaaataaagaattgaaaCAAAGTGATACAGTTACAGCAAAATCGAAAGTCGTTCAACTAGGcgatgaggaagaacaggaGAATACTATCTTCAGCATGGTTGGCGTTTAAGCAGTGGTCCCGAACCCTtaataaaaattttcagttaaatttttctctcaacttttttttttccattaATATAAATAGAGAAGGATCTGGCGTAAATTTTCACATTTTCTAACTCATGAAACTAATCATCAGTAGTGGTTAATATTACTATTAATTACTATATAGGACCATTTGAAATCGGATATTCAGTCGTTATGATTGTT is a window encoding:
- a CDS encoding uncharacterized protein (BUSCO:EOG09342W0M~EggNog:ENOG41), with translation MSSYTLNEIKAYATQAIDEILPLDEQTISQMVNYAITELRTREAVRQHFTNLLGESPKALDFITKLSNILFGDPNKLKIEKKLSQPSKNNTGWVNSATGSTLSKGQHDQRLRNASVQGTSTSELIDQTPKAAKEVSMKKKDAQKTLDSLKDLDAALNELEVSDETNRGESDRVVRVCNCNATRHPLFEMFPNCLNCGKIICAKEGFQPCSFCGKKLLNNEERLQIVEVLNREKEEIEGKSNKNERSNNQDDNMRRRKNVIKISINSTGQNNYKVQEMAFKRVERKRELERKKEELKQQKQEEVEEVQRELDYYSSLKDKDEELVRAQQQLDTLMDFQLHGAERTKIIDQASDFDAPTSSNNLWATPLERALQLKRQQKQLRKQQEADDRRSGRGKRVMDMSIRNGKVIIREVDAPTEIAEDLSDDEEIKGLQARVSDEKTKTLEENSHNVWDYQSDASKWTKPVYMGEKGTKENKELKQSDTVTAKSKVVQLGDEEEQENTIFSMVGV
- a CDS encoding uncharacterized protein (EggNog:ENOG41), with amino-acid sequence MNKEQQLQQDLVKLKDGINSKRQEINKQLKLRQQELSKQQDILRERLSGHTAPKSTISKRKRISNSEKPSAASLSSSKKAQIEIRKLKALGKAKKALFKYIYQNRIKYNYKNRILIKGLKYVPIHGLNSLALTSTENEDTHKELTSIDDLDLWVSYQGKNYVKDYSGKYNLQSRDWIMNPPSEDCIYYMRAGHCENRKCKYLHDPDHVALCPNILLSQRRCTKSHCCMSHKPSQFNAPSCNFFQEGSCTNVNCIYSHKLENGSDIAICRPFSMNGYCKMGRKCTYRHFFDCPDLQEYGYCIRGRGCHLNHSFLLKTGQESLEPIRNTDNDDVVVYFDDNKDLDNPTDSLGDVMLRTLSTSDLSSKDGDHIQQDQVDTNFSTNADFVSL
- a CDS encoding uncharacterized protein (BUSCO:EOG093417HS); amino-acid sequence: MSQIQQRSDSMSHVWRCESGVPIYPLTYDCTPRSLPVKLANERYRLVGGLGSGSFGSVMMAKVRRSALKIIKEEMSLSHDTLLEPIKESGKTSYDLVAIKILNRKLTNLQDYSKVKEVKFILSVTSHQNLVQVYDLFVDKASFKLHIVMEALDQNLYQLLKARKGSLFSSGTLKSILSQILAAIRHIHRCHFFHRDVKPENILVMPTVSFYGSKESVPPLMRKDSYVVKLADYGLARHISNTKPFTAYVSTRWYRSPEILLRNKSYSFPVDIWAFGCVAVEAATFTPLLPGQNELDQTWKVLELLGYPEKTSSDDLDLLVTPPLGGYWEDAQLLASNLGFCLPKLPGSTIHNVLPRKDIERSERHELYKVIQSCLLWDPKLRGIAEKLAQSSYFDCTVLRTEDAKLNKVRRDFQNSLTNLEVKFDNEESTKIPLPEVTSDTIFNDENKQEPSEVWQTKLKRLPHITMDMFRIFKQKSESSNDVQRSISTEEESVPSLEEEPYEEFQGRSEETGYFDLGINSSLKSRLSEALEFENTDGERLATTPIEKISPEDSAILREKHHLSNRNESQLPTVDISSYNNEHDIIKGSRNQNLIDTLSYSYDQNLNEYENSFYDWTTTQ
- a CDS encoding uncharacterized protein (EggNog:ENOG41~BUSCO:EOG09343XWU) — its product is MDGTFKRKLILNAQNIKELQRKDDNSKLSLLKIAGKFYNDDLYSDFDKEVLLMKPNDCAIVQKYSRMETFDLENHPRLEKLTINTMYSGHPLREFYRRSMLKLELNDNVDSKGLENARNQIDIIKKLPIIVFIHGLGGQLSQFEPILQEFRNCADIFGIDLPGFGNSKPHLRCRSFSRLSSYTDEEIYNLESSLSKMTWDDFQFDAIVDIIYQILMVKFPARRFIIISHSMGTHISIRLINKLPTDRVESLCMISPPGILDSNTTRVKLPLFTRVFLELSSYYPRLFDLYRLFDRRGGLYSKSVDSYIYPEEDDLLKRLAQLRWNLDTNSKIFLEYLKGFTPVSVEELLSAASKIHDSTDSKIPKILLCCGDKDKLTPVSSSSNICNTLKEAGFAAELRVVKDANHSVFLDRPHLLSGIIYEFVVSLNLHIDCTWVLKVKALISGDKWSMKNLEKWNKAVTLSKPLLNIASPDKPKCPLLGMKTLRETANQHNPKIFEQDHPEIFGIVDIGSDTPSYDPNDFKRLQYIKFKTESKVTPDDVTIAKFLEIIDKLVAKKGPDQFIVVHCHYGQNRTGFLISCYLVERLGWNVRESLDAFEHSKEPGIKHEHFKNALYLRYGE